The following are from one region of the Rhodopirellula sp. P2 genome:
- a CDS encoding sulfatase, which produces MSKPTFFAWAAAVVLGCTSLAPSFAVAETADQPNILFILADDLAWSDLGCYGHPWHDTPHLDQLASEGARFTEAYASAPICSASRASILTGKTPARLHFEFVTKDEPGQQKIDFPTPLSAPPLTLNLPLEERTIAECLNGEGYQTAFFGKWHVSSHHERYLGWSPTHGPKKQGFEVAEEDYGAHPYNWKRSPVETITEVGSFASDSMVDRVGAFLRKKHDRPYFAMASSFYVHTPVRTPCQWLRKKYDARVPSNSKKRKNRIEYAAFVETFDHHVGQILDSLEASGEADRTIVVFYSDNGGHPEYTANAPLRGSKWNLYEGGIRVPMLVRWPGKIAEQTMMDQPVVGYDLLPTMVEWAGGNPPECDGESAAGWMVGKSQPTSNKRSMIWHFPYYHPETGFAKAPDSIGIDDFATSRTRPQSAIRRGQYKLLQFAEDDRVELYDLTNDMGEQQDLSAQQPELAAELQRELQQTLTQQNARLPTES; this is translated from the coding sequence ATGTCAAAGCCAACCTTTTTTGCGTGGGCTGCTGCAGTCGTCCTCGGCTGCACCTCGCTGGCCCCCTCCTTCGCGGTAGCGGAAACTGCCGATCAGCCAAACATCCTGTTCATTTTAGCCGACGACTTGGCTTGGTCGGACCTGGGATGCTACGGCCATCCCTGGCACGACACACCGCACCTGGATCAACTGGCGTCCGAAGGGGCCCGCTTCACAGAAGCCTACGCGTCCGCCCCGATCTGCTCCGCATCCCGCGCATCAATCTTGACCGGCAAGACGCCTGCACGTTTGCACTTTGAGTTCGTCACCAAGGACGAACCGGGGCAACAAAAGATCGATTTCCCGACGCCTTTGTCAGCACCTCCGCTGACGTTGAACCTGCCGCTTGAAGAGCGAACGATCGCTGAATGTTTGAACGGCGAAGGTTACCAAACGGCGTTCTTCGGCAAGTGGCATGTCAGTTCGCACCATGAGCGCTACCTCGGGTGGAGTCCCACGCACGGGCCCAAGAAGCAAGGCTTCGAGGTGGCGGAGGAAGACTACGGGGCGCACCCATACAACTGGAAACGCTCGCCCGTCGAAACGATCACCGAGGTAGGCAGCTTTGCCTCCGATTCGATGGTCGACCGAGTCGGTGCCTTCCTTCGAAAGAAACACGATCGCCCGTACTTCGCCATGGCGTCCTCGTTCTACGTCCACACACCCGTCCGCACGCCCTGCCAATGGCTGCGAAAGAAGTACGACGCTCGGGTGCCTTCGAATTCGAAGAAGCGCAAGAACCGAATCGAGTACGCTGCCTTCGTGGAGACGTTTGATCACCATGTCGGGCAGATCCTCGATTCACTCGAGGCATCCGGCGAAGCTGATCGAACCATTGTGGTGTTCTATTCCGACAACGGCGGGCACCCGGAGTACACCGCCAATGCACCGCTGCGTGGATCGAAATGGAATTTGTACGAAGGTGGCATTCGTGTGCCCATGCTGGTGCGTTGGCCAGGCAAAATCGCGGAGCAAACCATGATGGATCAGCCCGTCGTCGGATACGACCTGCTGCCCACGATGGTGGAATGGGCGGGTGGCAATCCACCGGAGTGCGATGGTGAAAGCGCTGCCGGCTGGATGGTTGGCAAGTCCCAACCGACATCCAACAAGCGTTCCATGATCTGGCACTTCCCGTACTACCATCCTGAAACCGGCTTCGCCAAGGCTCCCGACTCGATCGGCATCGATGACTTCGCGACCAGCCGAACTCGCCCCCAGTCAGCCATTCGTCGCGGCCAGTACAAATTGCTGCAATTCGCCGAGGATGATCGCGTCGAGCTTTACGATCTCACCAACGACATGGGGGAACAGCAGGACCTGTCAGCTCAACAACCGGAACTCGCGGCTGAACTTCAGCGAGAGTTGCAGCAGACACTCACACAACAAAACGCTCGTTTGCCTACGGAGAGCTGA
- a CDS encoding transporter, with amino-acid sequence MFDMRFRFTATSVFLALFSTVAHADHPGRKSLADKHAPAGIMGDHLHDKGEWMVEYKYMVMSMEDNRIGETTISDQDAIGPAGPPGGIVVDGIQTNGGATPTQMTMEMHMAHIMYGASDDITLYTMLMMPALTMDHIRGDGNPAGRGGDFTTHNSGFGDTSLGALLRLYSTESQDLLFNLGCSVPTGDIYRETTAPTGGMMSQPMPYPMRLGSGTFNARPGVTWKYFREWWSGGVQFQTDLPIGRNYRGYSVSDEFRLNSWTSVLLTDNWSVSLRGEHLWRTDYDGSDPAADNLVISTNVEEFRGGYWYNLGIGTQVMAHGHYFNFEFVPTIAQDLDGIQLETDYSVIASWSKAW; translated from the coding sequence ATGTTCGATATGCGATTCCGTTTCACAGCAACAAGTGTTTTTCTCGCTTTATTCTCTACTGTTGCTCATGCGGATCATCCCGGCCGAAAGAGTTTGGCGGACAAGCACGCGCCCGCCGGAATCATGGGCGATCACTTGCACGACAAGGGCGAGTGGATGGTCGAGTACAAGTACATGGTCATGTCCATGGAAGACAATCGCATCGGTGAAACCACCATCAGCGACCAAGATGCGATCGGGCCGGCGGGACCTCCCGGTGGCATTGTGGTCGATGGTATCCAAACCAACGGCGGGGCCACACCGACTCAGATGACCATGGAAATGCACATGGCGCACATCATGTACGGCGCGTCAGATGACATCACGCTGTACACGATGTTGATGATGCCCGCGCTAACCATGGACCACATTCGCGGCGACGGAAACCCGGCTGGTCGCGGTGGAGACTTCACGACGCACAACAGTGGCTTTGGTGACACCTCGCTCGGCGCGTTGCTCCGGCTCTACAGCACTGAATCACAAGACCTGCTGTTCAATCTGGGATGCTCGGTCCCGACCGGTGACATCTATCGTGAAACGACTGCACCGACGGGTGGCATGATGTCGCAACCAATGCCTTACCCCATGCGGCTCGGCAGCGGCACCTTCAACGCTCGTCCAGGCGTGACATGGAAATACTTCCGCGAATGGTGGAGTGGCGGTGTTCAGTTCCAAACGGATTTGCCGATCGGCCGCAACTATCGCGGCTACAGCGTCAGCGACGAATTCCGGTTGAATTCCTGGACCAGCGTTCTGCTGACCGACAATTGGTCGGTGTCGCTCCGCGGCGAACACCTGTGGCGGACCGACTATGACGGCTCCGATCCCGCAGCCGACAATCTGGTGATCTCCACCAACGTCGAAGAGTTCCGAGGCGGTTACTGGTACAACCTCGGCATCGGCACCCAGGTGATGGCTCACGGCCACTACTTCAATTTCGAGTTTGTCCCCACCATCGCTCAAGACCTGGACGGAATCCAACTGGAAACCGATTACTCGGTCATCGCCAGCTGGTCCAAGGCTTGGTGA
- a CDS encoding class I SAM-dependent methyltransferase, with protein MLKVAAERVEERGLNNVMLHHADATKFELPENSVDVVTFSYSLTMIPDWFESILIARRILKPGGRIAVTDFHVSRKHAAAGSRQHGWLRRTFWSLWFAADNVSLSSDHLAMLNRQFEMERCEERLGSVPYMPLLKAPYYLFLGGKPAG; from the coding sequence CTGCTGAAGGTCGCGGCCGAACGAGTCGAGGAACGCGGGCTGAACAACGTGATGCTGCATCACGCTGACGCGACCAAATTCGAGCTGCCGGAAAACAGCGTGGACGTCGTCACGTTTTCGTATTCGCTGACGATGATTCCGGACTGGTTCGAGTCGATTTTGATCGCCCGGCGGATTCTCAAACCCGGTGGTCGGATCGCGGTGACGGACTTTCACGTGTCGCGGAAGCACGCAGCAGCGGGCAGTCGTCAACACGGATGGCTGCGGCGGACATTTTGGTCGCTCTGGTTCGCTGCGGACAATGTGTCCTTGTCCAGCGACCATCTGGCCATGTTGAACCGGCAATTTGAAATGGAACGTTGCGAGGAGCGACTGGGAAGCGTTCCCTACATGCCGCTCCTGAAGGCACCCTATTACCTGTTTCTTGGCGGGAAACCAGCCGGCTGA
- a CDS encoding UDP-2,3-diacylglucosamine diphosphatase, translated as MITHGDLFDCVELNAQWLSKGSTALYDVCLSLNRWYHKTWQHRDCNPHGLCAVLKDRVKRWIRFVSGFENRIRNHAREQDCDGVICGHIHTPDIVTGDSMWYCNTGDWIENCTGLVERHDGQLHLVRRYDEDLFLRLPSQRGPLRQGIPVKKATSLDERELVAASAGTASRVYAA; from the coding sequence TTGATCACGCACGGTGACCTTTTTGACTGTGTTGAACTCAACGCTCAGTGGTTGTCCAAGGGGTCGACCGCTTTGTACGACGTTTGTTTGAGTTTGAACCGTTGGTATCACAAAACTTGGCAGCACCGAGATTGCAATCCTCACGGTCTGTGTGCGGTTTTAAAGGACCGCGTCAAACGTTGGATTCGCTTTGTGAGTGGCTTCGAAAACAGGATTCGGAACCACGCTAGAGAACAGGATTGCGATGGTGTGATCTGCGGACACATCCACACGCCCGACATCGTGACCGGCGATTCGATGTGGTACTGCAACACCGGAGACTGGATCGAGAACTGCACCGGGTTGGTGGAGCGTCACGATGGTCAATTGCATTTGGTTCGCCGCTATGACGAAGACCTGTTTCTTCGCCTTCCCTCTCAACGCGGGCCCTTGCGCCAAGGAATCCCAGTGAAAAAGGCAACCAGCCTGGACGAACGAGAACTCGTTGCGGCGAGCGCCGGAACGGCATCCCGTGTTTACGCGGCGTGA
- a CDS encoding alginate export family protein, producing MSKRHWKRRLLSAIAVATAAISTHVHAQDSSGLEPVEVLVFQQDSGALTDPGPSPTASSEAPANTSIVEPQSQIADPVVDSSAYSDAYASYSAPCTCCANGRCTKKKKEAATAKMKGAYQGVFYANDFSYLDDPCYDGPSFFGDSLKGMLDGTLDVGGEARVRYHSENNHRGLGITGNDDNFWLTRYRMFANWHLSENVRFYGEYLYADSGGETFASRPIEENRGEAQNLFLEAQLTDNLSVRGGRQELLMGAQRLISPLDWANTRRTFDGVRATYANQDGSLEAFYTNPVRRTAAYDDRWDATNSDVDFFGVYMTRKDTWLGQWENYYLGLNDDANNFDYHTIGSRIVGKTGSNWLYEYEGGTQFGTNSDGTDHSAGFFTGGLGRQVAMTNDWKPTFWMWYDYASGGDDELRGGDGFDHMFPLAHKYLGFMDLFGRRNIHDINAQFVTPFFGEKVKLVLWYHYFMLDEKTTPFNVVMNPSNPGNTAGDRELGHEIDVLFQVALNPRNSALIGYSHFNSGKYYSTTAGVQNLDADFFYFQYQTRF from the coding sequence ATGTCCAAACGCCACTGGAAGCGCCGTCTTTTGAGTGCGATCGCGGTCGCAACCGCGGCCATTTCAACTCACGTTCATGCTCAGGACTCTTCCGGTCTCGAGCCGGTGGAAGTCCTGGTCTTTCAACAGGACTCGGGGGCGCTGACCGATCCCGGCCCATCCCCAACTGCGTCGAGCGAAGCGCCCGCGAATACTTCGATTGTGGAACCGCAATCGCAGATCGCGGATCCTGTGGTGGACTCGTCCGCCTACTCGGACGCCTACGCTTCCTACTCAGCGCCCTGCACCTGCTGTGCAAACGGACGCTGCACGAAGAAAAAGAAAGAAGCCGCGACGGCAAAAATGAAAGGTGCCTACCAAGGCGTCTTCTACGCCAACGACTTCAGCTACTTGGATGATCCCTGCTACGACGGACCGTCCTTCTTTGGCGATTCGCTGAAGGGAATGTTGGACGGGACCTTGGACGTTGGTGGCGAAGCACGAGTTCGCTATCACAGTGAGAACAATCACCGTGGCTTGGGGATCACCGGCAACGACGATAACTTTTGGTTGACTCGCTATCGGATGTTCGCGAACTGGCATTTGTCCGAGAACGTCCGGTTCTACGGTGAGTACTTGTACGCTGATTCCGGCGGCGAGACGTTCGCCAGTCGTCCAATCGAGGAGAACCGCGGGGAAGCTCAGAACCTGTTCCTCGAAGCGCAGTTGACGGACAATTTGTCAGTCCGCGGCGGACGTCAAGAGTTGTTGATGGGAGCTCAGCGATTGATCTCGCCATTGGATTGGGCCAACACCCGTCGCACGTTTGACGGTGTGCGTGCGACCTACGCCAACCAAGATGGTTCTTTGGAGGCGTTCTACACGAATCCCGTCCGGCGGACCGCTGCTTACGACGATCGCTGGGATGCCACCAATTCCGACGTGGATTTCTTTGGTGTCTACATGACACGCAAAGACACCTGGTTGGGACAGTGGGAAAACTACTACCTCGGTTTGAACGACGACGCGAACAATTTCGACTACCACACGATTGGCAGTCGCATTGTTGGCAAGACTGGTTCGAACTGGTTGTATGAGTATGAAGGCGGCACCCAGTTTGGGACCAACAGCGATGGAACCGACCACAGCGCCGGGTTCTTCACCGGAGGCCTGGGACGTCAAGTCGCGATGACGAACGATTGGAAACCAACGTTCTGGATGTGGTACGACTACGCTTCCGGTGGTGACGATGAACTTCGCGGTGGCGATGGTTTCGATCACATGTTCCCGCTGGCTCACAAGTACTTGGGATTCATGGACTTGTTTGGTCGTCGTAACATCCACGACATCAATGCTCAGTTCGTCACGCCGTTCTTTGGCGAGAAGGTCAAACTGGTTCTGTGGTATCACTACTTCATGTTGGACGAGAAAACCACTCCGTTCAACGTGGTGATGAACCCGTCCAATCCCGGCAACACGGCCGGCGATCGTGAACTGGGACACGAGATTGATGTCCTGTTCCAAGTTGCATTGAACCCTCGCAACAGTGCTTTGATCGGGTACTCGCACTTCAATTCAGGCAAGTACTACAGCACGACGGCCGGAGTGCAAAACTTGGACGCTGACTTCTTCTACTTCCAGTATCAGACGCGATTCTAA
- a CDS encoding CmpA/NrtA family ABC transporter substrate-binding protein, whose product MTGCSDSTITLADLEAAASKVDISKIEVSVDPTATAEMLDLEKSDLTFGFIKLTDCAPLVIAKEMGYFDDEGLNVTLETQSNWKILLDNVINGQLDGAHMLAGQPIGATIGVGTKSPIVTAYSLDYNGNGITVSNEVWAQMQENDPALQSPTPKHPISAASLKPIVDEYLQDAGEPFPMGMVFPVSTHNYEIRYWLAASGIHPGMYTESDIKGFTDAQVKLSTVPPPQMPQNLEADIVKGYCVGEPWNQKAVVTGIGVPVITNYDIWKNNPEKVFGVAESWAEEHPQTHLAVIKALIRAGKWLDATDATGKLINREEAVDILSRKDYVGAEKEVISNSMMGTFVFQSTDVREMPDFNVFFKHEASYPHYSDAIWFLTQMRRWGQITESKPASWYAETAKQVYRPEIYRQAAELLISEGKLDPNEIPAPDYDGYRAVTTEFIDGNQYDAKDPIGYINSFEIGNKDDESLAKK is encoded by the coding sequence ATGACCGGTTGCAGTGATTCCACGATCACGCTGGCCGATCTGGAAGCCGCCGCATCCAAGGTGGACATCAGCAAGATCGAAGTCAGTGTCGATCCAACAGCCACCGCTGAGATGCTGGATTTGGAGAAGTCTGACCTGACCTTCGGGTTCATCAAACTGACCGATTGTGCCCCCTTGGTGATCGCGAAGGAGATGGGCTACTTCGATGATGAAGGCCTGAACGTGACGCTCGAAACCCAGTCAAACTGGAAGATCCTGCTCGACAATGTCATCAACGGGCAACTCGACGGAGCTCACATGTTGGCCGGCCAACCCATCGGTGCCACGATCGGTGTTGGGACCAAGTCGCCGATCGTGACCGCCTACAGCCTGGATTACAACGGCAACGGGATCACGGTCAGCAACGAAGTCTGGGCCCAGATGCAGGAGAACGATCCCGCCCTCCAAAGCCCGACCCCCAAGCACCCCATCAGTGCAGCCAGCCTGAAGCCAATCGTTGACGAATACCTGCAGGATGCCGGTGAACCGTTCCCAATGGGAATGGTGTTCCCTGTCAGCACTCACAACTACGAGATTCGATATTGGTTGGCCGCGTCGGGGATCCACCCCGGCATGTACACCGAATCGGACATCAAAGGCTTCACCGACGCGCAAGTCAAATTGTCGACGGTTCCGCCACCGCAAATGCCACAGAACCTCGAAGCTGACATCGTCAAAGGTTACTGCGTTGGCGAACCATGGAATCAAAAGGCGGTCGTGACTGGCATCGGGGTCCCCGTCATCACCAACTACGACATCTGGAAGAACAACCCGGAAAAGGTTTTCGGCGTCGCGGAATCGTGGGCGGAGGAACATCCACAAACTCACCTGGCTGTGATCAAGGCCTTGATTCGAGCCGGCAAATGGCTGGATGCGACCGACGCGACAGGCAAACTGATCAACCGAGAAGAAGCCGTCGACATCCTCAGCCGCAAGGATTACGTCGGAGCGGAAAAGGAAGTGATCAGCAACTCAATGATGGGCACGTTCGTCTTTCAATCAACCGACGTTCGCGAAATGCCCGACTTCAACGTGTTCTTCAAACACGAAGCCAGCTACCCGCACTACAGCGACGCGATTTGGTTCCTGACTCAAATGCGACGCTGGGGACAAATCACCGAATCGAAACCGGCCAGTTGGTACGCCGAGACGGCCAAACAGGTCTACCGCCCCGAGATCTACCGCCAGGCTGCTGAGCTGTTGATCAGCGAGGGCAAGCTGGATCCGAATGAGATCCCGGCTCCTGACTACGACGGTTACCGAGCGGTCACGACCGAGTTCATCGACGGGAACCAGTACGACGCGAAAGATCCGATTGGCTACATCAACAGCTTTGAAATTGGCAACAAGGACGACGAGTCCTTGGCAAAAAAATAG
- a CDS encoding ABC transporter permease: MNWRGNLLRFCDVAGLPILEPFVRLAAGEDKREQCIGIAKFILLPIGAVCVFLMLWAGAASTVVTDSAKLPSPQATWSAGKQLIAMHYDQRAADKAAKQEKLIEAVQLVAEANAYTAAATNASGDTQTLLEDKSMALKKRALAAANFTPSSAPTFIDQIWTSVKTVFFGFFLATIVAVPVGVLCGMSPWFNAAMTPFIQIFKPVSPLAWLPLAFIVIMWYYAGYASGETFFNKAFLISASTVCLCSLWPTLVNTTLGVASVDKDFINVADVLRLSWWQRLTKIILPASLPLMFAGMRISLGVGWMVLIAADMLAQNPGLGKFVWDEFQNGSELTYARIAFSVIVIGMIGLVLDRIMIFFRNLVSFGNPSPV; the protein is encoded by the coding sequence ATGAATTGGCGTGGCAATCTTCTCCGTTTTTGCGATGTGGCCGGACTTCCAATTCTCGAACCGTTTGTTCGCTTGGCAGCAGGCGAGGACAAACGCGAACAGTGCATTGGGATCGCCAAGTTCATCCTGCTGCCGATCGGTGCGGTGTGTGTGTTCCTGATGCTATGGGCGGGGGCTGCCTCCACGGTGGTGACCGACAGCGCCAAACTTCCCAGCCCCCAAGCGACTTGGTCGGCGGGCAAACAACTGATTGCCATGCACTACGACCAACGTGCCGCTGACAAAGCTGCCAAGCAAGAGAAGCTGATCGAAGCCGTTCAGCTCGTGGCCGAAGCCAACGCTTACACCGCCGCGGCGACCAACGCCTCGGGTGACACGCAAACGCTGCTCGAAGACAAATCAATGGCACTGAAGAAGCGTGCCCTCGCCGCCGCCAACTTCACCCCCTCGAGTGCTCCGACATTCATCGACCAAATCTGGACGAGTGTCAAAACGGTGTTCTTCGGTTTCTTCTTGGCAACCATTGTTGCCGTGCCGGTGGGCGTGCTCTGCGGGATGAGCCCGTGGTTCAACGCGGCGATGACGCCGTTCATTCAGATCTTCAAACCGGTCAGCCCGCTGGCTTGGTTGCCTTTGGCGTTCATCGTCATCATGTGGTACTACGCCGGCTACGCCAGCGGCGAAACGTTTTTCAACAAAGCCTTTCTGATCTCAGCGTCGACGGTTTGCCTGTGCTCGCTGTGGCCCACGTTGGTCAACACCACGCTTGGTGTCGCCAGTGTCGACAAAGATTTCATCAATGTCGCTGACGTGCTTCGTCTTTCATGGTGGCAACGTCTGACCAAGATCATCTTGCCCGCCAGTTTGCCACTGATGTTCGCTGGCATGCGAATCAGCTTGGGGGTGGGTTGGATGGTTTTGATTGCCGCCGACATGCTCGCTCAAAACCCTGGCCTTGGAAAGTTCGTCTGGGATGAATTCCAAAACGGCAGTGAGCTGACCTACGCACGAATCGCGTTCAGTGTGATCGTGATCGGAATGATCGGATTGGTCTTGGATCGCATCATGATCTTCTTCCGCAACCTGGTCAGCTTCGGCAATCCTTCGCCCGTTTGA
- a CDS encoding ABC transporter ATP-binding protein, translated as MNLDVTFFPLLSSSRANMSFVLESTPQTDRRVISSAPQPIMQMRGVCKGYGSGVTRNEVLQNINLNIREGEFLAVVGFSGSGKTTFTQLLAGLIAPDQGTITMDDEPIKGPSPDRGMVFQNYSLLPWLTVRGNIALSVNAVFKGWSREQRREHVEKFIDMVGLSHAAHRRPHELSGGMRQRTSLARTLALKPKVLLLDEPLSALDALTRGQLGDEILKIWGEEKQTCVMITNDVDEAILVADRIVPLNPGPNASLGPVFTVGIDRPRNKTELNENDEFKGLRNAVTNYLVAVRQKARRDELAANPTQAFHLPDIEPADLSRPSRAVFNTGPR; from the coding sequence TTGAATCTGGATGTCACGTTTTTTCCGCTCCTCTCATCCAGCCGTGCCAACATGAGCTTCGTTCTCGAATCGACGCCCCAGACCGACCGTCGTGTCATCTCGTCAGCTCCCCAGCCGATCATGCAAATGCGTGGCGTTTGCAAAGGGTACGGAAGTGGCGTGACACGAAACGAAGTCCTGCAGAACATCAACCTCAACATTCGCGAGGGCGAGTTTTTGGCGGTGGTGGGTTTCAGCGGCAGTGGCAAAACGACGTTCACGCAGTTGTTGGCCGGATTGATCGCTCCTGACCAAGGCACGATCACGATGGATGACGAGCCGATCAAGGGCCCATCCCCCGACCGCGGCATGGTGTTCCAGAATTATTCGCTGCTGCCATGGCTGACCGTCCGAGGGAACATCGCCTTGTCGGTCAACGCCGTTTTCAAAGGATGGTCACGAGAACAACGACGCGAACACGTCGAAAAGTTCATCGACATGGTGGGACTCAGCCACGCAGCGCATCGCCGGCCTCACGAGTTGTCTGGCGGGATGCGTCAACGAACCAGTCTGGCAAGGACCTTGGCATTGAAACCGAAAGTTCTGCTGCTCGACGAACCGCTCTCCGCACTCGACGCACTGACACGCGGTCAACTCGGTGACGAGATCCTGAAGATCTGGGGCGAGGAAAAACAGACGTGCGTGATGATCACCAACGATGTGGACGAAGCGATCCTGGTCGCCGACCGAATCGTGCCGTTGAACCCTGGCCCGAATGCTTCGCTGGGCCCCGTGTTCACCGTGGGCATCGATCGACCTCGCAACAAAACCGAACTCAACGAAAACGATGAGTTCAAAGGACTGCGAAACGCCGTCACGAACTACTTGGTCGCGGTACGTCAAAAGGCCCGGCGTGATGAATTGGCGGCCAACCCGACCCAAGCCTTCCACTTGCCTGACATTGAGCCCGCTGATTTGTCGCGTCCCTCGCGAGCTGTCTTCAACACCGGCCCTCGCTAG
- a CDS encoding ABC transporter ATP-binding protein produces the protein MRGYVEMFRLGKTYDTHNGPVVIVEEFDLNLEKGEYVSLLGHSGCGKSTVLTMVAGLNPITSGGVAIDGREIDGPGPDRGVVFQSPCLMPWMTALENVMLGVNQVYLQASKKDRRDLASYYLNLVGLGSNLHKRAKDLSQGMQQRVGIARAFALRPKMLLLDEPFGMLDSLTRMELQEILLEILIRDKVTTVMVTHDVDEALFMSDRVVMMTNGPRAKVGAIFSLPFDRPRVRADVLDHPEYYDFRGKMIQFLEDQDHKKLRADAEKRARAQAELATADAT, from the coding sequence ATGCGTGGCTACGTTGAAATGTTTCGTCTCGGCAAGACTTACGACACCCACAATGGGCCCGTCGTCATTGTCGAGGAATTCGATCTCAACCTTGAAAAGGGAGAGTACGTCTCGCTGCTCGGTCACTCTGGTTGTGGCAAGAGCACCGTGCTGACGATGGTCGCTGGACTCAACCCCATCACCAGCGGTGGCGTTGCCATTGACGGTCGAGAAATCGACGGCCCGGGTCCCGACCGTGGGGTCGTGTTCCAGTCGCCCTGTTTGATGCCGTGGATGACCGCGCTCGAAAACGTGATGCTCGGCGTGAATCAGGTGTACCTGCAAGCCAGCAAAAAGGACCGTCGTGATTTGGCGTCCTACTATCTCAACCTGGTCGGACTGGGCAGCAACCTGCACAAGCGAGCCAAGGACCTCAGCCAAGGCATGCAGCAACGTGTTGGGATTGCCAGAGCGTTTGCACTGCGTCCCAAAATGCTGCTGCTCGATGAACCGTTTGGCATGCTGGATTCGCTCACGCGGATGGAACTTCAAGAAATCCTTCTCGAGATCCTGATCCGCGACAAAGTCACCACGGTGATGGTCACCCACGATGTCGACGAAGCACTCTTCATGAGTGATCGCGTGGTGATGATGACCAACGGTCCCCGCGCCAAAGTCGGGGCAATCTTCAGCTTGCCGTTCGACCGCCCTCGAGTTCGCGCCGACGTGCTCGATCATCCCGAGTACTACGACTTTCGCGGCAAGATGATTCAGTTCCTGGAAGACCAGGACCACAAGAAGCTGAGGGCCGACGCGGAAAAACGTGCCAGGGCCCAAGCAGAACTCGCAACCGCCGATGCCACCTAA
- a CDS encoding GAF domain-containing protein has product MTSISISVPSNATITLRHSLPPLAVSDPCHLQGVHVCDVIAPGDFSADCDANALPIAKRCLEEADAVVVQEPSLLPSEAAAAMAIPVHCGGVIQSVVVLFAKLPTESLPDPVGVFEVWRPVGKYDEVALREGYYGKLERFQNVSSFVRFEKGNGLPGVAWDQSRALAQDDLANHMGFLRAAGASADLLNSAVGLPVFADQYLSTAVLIQSQRSPMARAIEVWNVDGNECELTSQAYGEVEQAFRLPPATRIPLTTGILGLVAEHQRVVLLEDMEALLLTRPADRALPCPTAGLAIPFFEGTDLSSITVLMF; this is encoded by the coding sequence ATGACTTCAATCTCGATCTCAGTACCATCCAACGCCACCATCACTTTGCGTCACTCATTGCCGCCGCTCGCCGTTTCCGATCCGTGCCATCTGCAAGGCGTTCATGTCTGCGATGTCATTGCCCCGGGCGACTTTTCTGCCGATTGCGATGCCAATGCGTTGCCGATCGCAAAGCGATGCCTGGAAGAGGCTGACGCGGTGGTGGTGCAAGAACCATCGTTGTTGCCCTCGGAGGCAGCCGCAGCGATGGCGATTCCCGTTCATTGCGGAGGCGTCATTCAGTCCGTCGTTGTCTTGTTCGCGAAATTGCCGACTGAGTCCCTTCCCGATCCAGTCGGCGTGTTCGAAGTCTGGCGTCCCGTCGGCAAATACGATGAAGTCGCACTGCGAGAAGGCTACTACGGCAAACTCGAGCGATTCCAAAACGTCAGCTCCTTTGTGCGTTTTGAAAAGGGCAACGGACTTCCCGGCGTCGCTTGGGATCAGAGCCGAGCACTCGCGCAAGACGACCTCGCCAACCACATGGGTTTCCTGCGGGCGGCGGGCGCGTCCGCGGATTTACTCAACTCGGCAGTTGGGCTGCCCGTCTTCGCCGACCAATACCTTTCCACCGCCGTCCTGATTCAATCCCAACGCTCCCCGATGGCTCGTGCGATCGAAGTTTGGAACGTCGACGGCAACGAATGTGAATTGACCAGCCAAGCGTATGGGGAAGTCGAACAAGCCTTTCGACTTCCGCCTGCCACACGAATTCCCTTGACGACCGGAATCCTCGGATTGGTGGCCGAGCATCAACGCGTTGTGTTGCTCGAGGACATGGAAGCGTTGCTGCTCACCCGTCCTGCTGATCGGGCGTTGCCATGCCCAACCGCTGGACTCGCGATCCCATTTTTTGAGGGCACTGACCTCAGCTCCATCACCGTTTTGATGTTCTGA